A window of the Dioscorea cayenensis subsp. rotundata cultivar TDr96_F1 chromosome 14, TDr96_F1_v2_PseudoChromosome.rev07_lg8_w22 25.fasta, whole genome shotgun sequence genome harbors these coding sequences:
- the LOC120276409 gene encoding uncharacterized protein LOC120276409: protein MAAAAAALRQPWTTLCTIMAADTSNPSYRACSLCDRPLPDSPSSSPCPLCIRHSSAAGSHRLFRLLISIATSDKVLIVICFDRATRAIFGGSADEFFDLCELHPDAVWMAGEMMVGEICRVTLRRPTNGNAEHLRAVSLVPLRAEFRPVIARLRSLYRAPSH from the exons ATGgcagcggcggcggcggcgcTCCGGCAACCATGGACGACGCTTTGCACTATAATGGCCGCCGATACCTCCAACCCCTCCTACCGCGCTTGCTCCCTCTGCGATCGGCCCCTCCCCGACTCCCCATCCTCCTCCCCCTGCCCTCTTTGCATCCGCCACTCCTCCGCCGCCGGCTCTCACCGCCTCTTCCGCCTTCTC ATCTCCATCGCGACATCAGACAAAGTATTGATTGTGATCTGTTTCGATAGGGCAACACGCGCGATCTTCGGCGGCAGCGCCGATGAGTTCTTCGACCTTTGCGAACTCCACCCTGACGCTG TGTGGATGGCTGGGGAGATGATGGTTGGGGAGATTTGCCGGGTGACGTTGCGGCGGCCGACGAATGGCAATGCGGAGCACTTGCGTGCCGTGTCGCTCGTCCCTCTGCGCGCTGAGTTCCGGCCGGTGATTGCGCGGCTGCGGAGCTTGTATAGAGCTCCGAGTCATTGA